The following are encoded together in the Streptomyces sp. NBC_00341 genome:
- a CDS encoding HAMP domain-containing sensor histidine kinase: MTVPGPGLRPFSIKAKLGTLVVVSVFITTGLLMVALRTRTELRFITVFSVIATLLITQFVAHGLTAPLDEMRAVARSISHGDYTRRVSGADRRDELGDLAQTINLMADDLAAVDRHRKELVANVSHELRTPIAALRAVLENVVDGVSSPDPETMRTALKQTERLGRLVETLLDLSRLDNGVVTLKARRFEVWPYLSGVLKEANLATGHRRLSSGSGNSTRKDVHLHLDVSPPELTAHADAERLHQVVANLIDNAVKHSPPHGRVTVRARRGGQPESLHLEVLDEGPGIPESERHRVFERFNRGDVTSPHGPGSDGGTGLGLAIARWAVDLHGGRIGVAESARGCRIRVTLPGIHQPRG, from the coding sequence ATGACCGTGCCCGGACCGGGGCTGCGGCCGTTCTCGATCAAGGCCAAGCTGGGCACTCTCGTCGTGGTCTCGGTCTTCATCACGACCGGGCTGCTGATGGTCGCCCTGCGCACCCGTACCGAGCTGCGGTTCATCACGGTGTTCTCGGTCATCGCGACCCTGCTGATCACCCAGTTCGTGGCGCACGGGCTGACCGCGCCGCTGGACGAGATGCGGGCCGTGGCCCGGTCGATCTCGCACGGCGACTACACCAGACGGGTGAGCGGCGCCGACCGGCGTGACGAGCTGGGCGATCTGGCCCAGACGATCAACCTGATGGCGGACGATCTGGCGGCCGTGGACCGGCACCGCAAGGAGCTGGTGGCGAATGTCTCACACGAGCTGCGCACCCCCATCGCGGCGCTGAGAGCCGTGCTGGAGAACGTCGTGGACGGGGTGTCCTCGCCCGATCCGGAGACCATGCGCACCGCCCTCAAGCAGACCGAGCGGCTCGGCAGGCTGGTGGAGACGCTGCTGGACCTGTCCCGGCTGGACAACGGCGTCGTCACGCTGAAGGCCCGCCGTTTCGAGGTGTGGCCGTATCTGTCGGGGGTGCTGAAGGAGGCGAACCTGGCCACCGGCCACCGCCGGCTGTCCTCCGGCTCCGGGAACTCCACCCGTAAGGACGTCCATCTCCATCTGGACGTGTCGCCGCCCGAGCTGACCGCGCACGCGGACGCGGAGCGGCTGCACCAGGTGGTGGCGAACCTGATCGACAACGCGGTGAAGCACAGCCCGCCGCACGGCCGGGTGACGGTGCGCGCCCGGCGCGGCGGTCAGCCCGAGTCACTGCATCTGGAGGTCCTGGACGAGGGCCCCGGCATCCCGGAGTCCGAGCGGCACCGGGTCTTCGAGCGTTTCAACCGGGGCGACGTGACGTCCCCGCACGGTCCGGGCAGCGACGGCGGCACCGGGCTCGGCCTGGCGATCGCCCGCTGGGCGGTGGATCTGCACGGCGGACGGATCGGTGTGGCCGAATCAGCTCGCGGATGCCGCATCCGCGTCACCCTTCCGGGGATCCATCAACCGCGAGGTTGA
- a CDS encoding isochorismatase family protein, which yields MNDFARPAQALLVVDVQKAGVTGERAVPGAAGLLERVADLIDRARRGGALVVHLQNDGAPGSGDEPHTPGWALHLPVEAGPGEVVIRKTRDDGFAGTRLGELLSGAGARSLAVCGVMSEMCVQATARTALALGHRVVLPYDAHATQDIPAAPGISAAVPAAVVSRVAAWAISGDAEVTVPAADVTFAAPPSPPH from the coding sequence ATGAACGATTTCGCGCGCCCCGCGCAGGCCCTGCTGGTCGTGGACGTCCAGAAGGCGGGGGTGACGGGCGAACGGGCGGTGCCCGGCGCGGCCGGACTCCTGGAGCGGGTGGCGGACCTGATCGACCGGGCCCGGCGCGGCGGCGCGCTGGTCGTGCACCTCCAGAACGACGGCGCGCCCGGCTCCGGCGACGAGCCGCACACCCCGGGCTGGGCGCTCCACCTGCCCGTCGAGGCCGGTCCCGGGGAGGTGGTGATCCGCAAGACCAGGGACGACGGCTTCGCGGGCACCCGGCTGGGAGAGCTGCTGAGCGGTGCCGGGGCCCGGTCGCTCGCGGTGTGCGGGGTGATGTCGGAGATGTGCGTCCAGGCCACCGCCCGTACCGCCCTGGCCCTCGGCCACCGGGTCGTCCTGCCGTACGACGCCCACGCGACGCAGGACATCCCGGCCGCCCCCGGCATCAGCGCCGCCGTCCCGGCCGCCGTGGTGTCCCGGGTCGCGGCGTGGGCGATCAGCGGCGACGCCGAGGTCACCGTGCCGGCCGCGGACGTGACGTTCGCCGCCCCGCCGTCCCCTCCGCACTGA
- a CDS encoding multifunctional oxoglutarate decarboxylase/oxoglutarate dehydrogenase thiamine pyrophosphate-binding subunit/dihydrolipoyllysine-residue succinyltransferase subunit, with protein MSSQSPSNSSISTDQASPGSNPAAAFGPNEWLVDEIYQQYLQDPNSVDRAWWDFFADYKPGTSGTADKPVPGAAAAGAAVPTAPAVTAPTATNHTAPAAPAQPAAQAPAPAAPAAPAPAPAPAPAAPAAPAKAAPAPAPAKAAPAPAAKAAAEPATEAPAGPEYVTLRGPSAAVAKNMNASLELPTATSVRAVPVKLLFDNRIVINNHLKRARGGKISFTHLIGYAMVQALKAMPAMNHSFAVKDGKPTLVKPEHVNLGLAIDLVKPNGDRQLVVAAIKKAETLNFFEFWQAYEDIVRRARNGKLGMDDFTGVTASLTNPGGIGTVHSVPRLMPGQGLIMGVGAMDYPAEFQGTSQDTLNKLGISKVMTLTSTYDHRVIQGAASGEFLRILSQLLLGENDFYDEIFKALRIPYEPVRWLKDIDASHDDDVTKAARVFELIHSYRVRGHVMADTDPLEYRQRKHPDLDITEHGLTLWDLERDFAVGGFAGQTLMKLRDILGVLRESYCRTTGIEFMHIQDPKERKWLQDRVERPRPAPEREEQLRILRRLNAAEAFETFLQTKYVGQKRFSLEGGESVIPLLDAVIDSAAEARLDEVVIGMAHRGRLNVLANIVGKSYAQIFREFEGNLDPRSMHGSGDVKYHLGAEGTFTGLDGEQIKVSLAANPSHLEAVDPVLEGIARAKQDIINKAGTDFTVLPVALHGDAAFAGQGVVAETLNMSQLRGYRTGGTVHVVINNQVGFTAAPEASRSSMYATDVARMIEAPIIHVNGDDPEAVVRVARLAFEYRQTFNKDVVIDLICYRRRGHNEGDNPEFTNPQMYTLIDKKRSVRKLYTESLIGRGDITLEEAEQALQDFQGQLEKVFAEVREATSAPSQPHVPDVQAEFPVAVTTAVSSEVVKLIAESQVNIPDSITVHPRLMPQMQRRAASVDNGTIDWGMGETLAIGSLLMEGTPVRLAGQDTRRGTFGQRHAVLVDQKTGEDYTPLLYLSEEQARYNVYDSLLSEYAAMGFEYGYSLARPESLVIWEAQFGDFVNGAQTVVDEFISSAEQKWGQTSGVTLLLPHGYEGQGPDHSSARPERFLQMCAQDNMTVAMPTLPSNYFHLLRWQVHNPHHKPLIVFTPKSMLRLKAAASKAEEFTTGGFRPVIGDDSVDPNAVRKVVFCAGKVYYDLEAEREKRGVTDTAIIRLERLYPLPGAELQAEIAKYPNAEKYLWTQEEPANQGAWPFIALNLIDHLDLAVGADVPHGERLRRISRPRGSSPAVGSAKRHQAEQTQLLDEVFEA; from the coding sequence GTGTCGTCTCAGTCCCCCAGTAACTCGAGCATCTCGACCGACCAAGCCAGCCCGGGTTCGAACCCGGCTGCTGCTTTCGGCCCCAATGAGTGGCTCGTCGACGAGATCTACCAGCAGTACCTCCAGGATCCCAATTCGGTCGATCGCGCCTGGTGGGACTTCTTCGCCGACTACAAGCCGGGTACGTCCGGCACGGCGGACAAGCCCGTTCCCGGCGCCGCAGCCGCGGGGGCTGCGGTGCCCACGGCTCCGGCCGTGACCGCGCCGACCGCCACCAACCACACCGCCCCTGCGGCGCCCGCGCAGCCCGCGGCCCAGGCTCCGGCCCCGGCCGCACCCGCTGCCCCGGCGCCCGCACCCGCACCCGCCCCAGCGGCTCCGGCCGCTCCGGCGAAGGCGGCTCCGGCACCGGCTCCCGCGAAGGCCGCCCCGGCTCCGGCCGCCAAGGCCGCCGCGGAACCGGCCACCGAGGCCCCTGCCGGGCCGGAGTACGTGACGCTGCGCGGCCCCTCGGCCGCTGTCGCGAAGAACATGAACGCCTCGCTGGAGCTGCCGACGGCCACGTCCGTCCGCGCCGTCCCGGTGAAGCTGCTCTTCGACAACCGCATCGTCATCAACAACCACCTCAAGCGCGCCCGGGGCGGGAAGATCTCCTTCACGCACCTCATCGGGTACGCGATGGTGCAGGCCCTCAAGGCCATGCCGGCGATGAACCACTCCTTCGCGGTGAAGGACGGCAAGCCGACCCTGGTCAAGCCGGAGCACGTCAACCTCGGCCTGGCCATCGACCTGGTGAAGCCGAACGGCGACCGCCAGCTGGTCGTCGCGGCCATCAAGAAGGCCGAGACGCTCAACTTCTTCGAGTTCTGGCAGGCCTACGAGGACATCGTCCGCCGGGCCCGCAACGGCAAGCTCGGCATGGACGACTTCACCGGCGTCACCGCCTCGCTGACCAACCCCGGCGGCATCGGCACCGTCCACTCGGTGCCCCGCCTGATGCCCGGACAGGGCCTCATCATGGGCGTCGGCGCGATGGACTACCCGGCGGAGTTCCAGGGCACCTCGCAGGACACCCTGAACAAGCTGGGCATCTCGAAGGTCATGACCCTGACCTCGACGTACGACCACCGGGTCATCCAGGGTGCCGCCTCCGGCGAGTTCCTGCGGATCCTCTCCCAGCTGCTGCTCGGCGAGAACGACTTCTACGACGAGATCTTCAAGGCGCTGCGCATCCCCTACGAGCCGGTCCGCTGGCTCAAGGACATCGACGCCTCGCACGACGACGACGTCACCAAGGCCGCACGGGTCTTCGAGCTGATCCACTCCTACCGGGTCCGCGGCCACGTCATGGCCGACACCGACCCGCTGGAGTACCGCCAGCGCAAGCACCCCGACCTGGACATCACCGAGCACGGCCTCACCCTGTGGGACCTGGAGCGGGACTTCGCCGTCGGCGGCTTCGCCGGGCAGACCCTGATGAAGCTCCGCGACATCCTCGGTGTGCTGCGTGAGTCGTACTGCCGCACCACCGGCATCGAGTTCATGCACATCCAGGACCCGAAGGAGCGCAAGTGGCTCCAGGACCGGGTGGAGCGTCCGCGCCCCGCGCCGGAGCGCGAGGAGCAGCTGCGGATCCTGCGCCGGCTCAACGCCGCGGAGGCGTTCGAGACGTTCCTGCAGACCAAGTACGTCGGCCAGAAGCGGTTCTCGCTGGAGGGCGGCGAGTCCGTCATCCCGCTGCTCGACGCGGTCATCGACTCCGCCGCGGAGGCGCGCCTGGACGAGGTCGTCATCGGCATGGCCCACCGCGGCCGGCTGAACGTCCTGGCGAACATCGTCGGCAAGTCGTACGCGCAGATCTTCCGCGAGTTCGAGGGCAACCTCGACCCCCGGTCGATGCACGGCTCCGGTGACGTCAAGTACCACCTGGGCGCCGAGGGCACCTTCACCGGTCTGGACGGCGAGCAGATCAAGGTCTCGCTGGCCGCCAACCCCTCGCACCTGGAGGCGGTCGACCCGGTCCTGGAGGGCATCGCCCGCGCCAAGCAGGACATCATCAACAAGGCGGGCACGGACTTCACGGTCCTGCCCGTCGCGCTCCACGGCGACGCGGCCTTCGCGGGCCAGGGCGTCGTCGCCGAGACGCTCAACATGTCGCAGCTGCGCGGCTACCGCACCGGCGGCACCGTGCACGTGGTGATCAACAACCAGGTCGGCTTCACCGCCGCCCCGGAGGCCTCGCGCTCCTCGATGTACGCGACGGACGTCGCGCGCATGATCGAGGCGCCGATCATCCACGTCAACGGCGACGACCCGGAGGCCGTGGTCCGCGTCGCGCGGCTCGCCTTCGAGTACCGGCAGACGTTCAACAAGGACGTCGTCATCGACCTCATCTGCTACCGCCGCCGCGGTCACAACGAGGGCGACAACCCGGAGTTCACCAACCCGCAGATGTACACCCTGATCGACAAGAAGCGCTCGGTGCGCAAGCTGTACACCGAGTCCCTCATCGGTCGCGGCGACATCACGCTGGAGGAGGCCGAGCAGGCGCTCCAGGACTTCCAGGGCCAGCTGGAGAAGGTCTTCGCGGAGGTCCGCGAGGCCACCTCGGCGCCGTCCCAGCCGCATGTCCCGGACGTCCAGGCCGAGTTCCCGGTGGCTGTGACCACCGCGGTGTCCTCGGAGGTCGTGAAGCTGATCGCCGAGTCGCAGGTCAACATCCCCGACTCGATCACGGTCCACCCGCGCCTGATGCCGCAGATGCAGCGCCGTGCCGCCTCCGTGGACAACGGCACCATCGACTGGGGCATGGGCGAGACGCTCGCCATCGGCTCGCTGCTGATGGAGGGCACCCCGGTCCGGCTCGCCGGCCAGGACACCCGCCGCGGCACCTTCGGCCAGCGGCACGCGGTGCTCGTCGACCAGAAGACCGGCGAGGACTACACCCCGCTGCTCTACCTCTCCGAGGAGCAGGCCCGTTACAACGTCTACGACTCGCTGCTCAGCGAGTACGCGGCGATGGGCTTCGAGTACGGCTACTCGCTGGCCCGCCCGGAGTCGCTGGTCATCTGGGAGGCCCAGTTCGGTGACTTCGTCAACGGCGCGCAGACCGTCGTCGACGAGTTCATCTCCTCGGCCGAGCAGAAGTGGGGCCAGACCTCCGGCGTCACGCTGCTGCTGCCGCACGGCTACGAGGGCCAGGGACCGGACCACTCGTCCGCCCGCCCGGAGCGCTTCCTCCAGATGTGCGCGCAGGACAACATGACGGTCGCCATGCCGACGCTGCCGTCGAACTACTTCCACCTCCTGCGGTGGCAGGTGCACAACCCGCACCACAAGCCGCTGATCGTCTTCACCCCGAAGTCGATGCTCCGGCTGAAGGCGGCCGCGTCGAAGGCGGAGGAGTTCACCACCGGTGGCTTCCGTCCGGTCATCGGCGACGATTCGGTCGACCCGAACGCGGTCCGCAAGGTCGTCTTCTGCGCCGGCAAGGTCTACTACGACCTTGAGGCCGAGCGCGAGAAGCGTGGCGTGACGGACACCGCGATCATCCGACTGGAGCGCCTGTACCCGCTGCCGGGTGCCGAGCTCCAGGCGGAGATCGCCAAGTACCCGAACGCCGAGAAGTACCTGTGGACGCAGGAGGAGCCGGCCAACCAGGGCGCGTGGCCGTTCATCGCGCTGAACCTGATCGACCACCTGGACCTGGCCGTCGGCGCCGACGTCCCGCACGGTGAGCGCCTGCGCCGCATCTCGCGGCCGCGCGGCTCCTCGCCCGCGGTCGGCTCGGCCAAGCGTCACCAGGCCGAGCAGACCCAGCTGCTCGACGAGGTCTTCGAGGCCTGA
- a CDS encoding response regulator transcription factor, whose amino-acid sequence MEQTHTTHNGVAATPGAQRRVLVVEDDATIVDAISARLRAEGFLVQTALDGPAAVDAAEAWQPDLMVLDIMLPGFDGLEVCRRVQAQRPVPVLMLTARDDETDMLVGLGVGADDYMTKPFSMRELAARVHVLLRRVERAALAAVTPRSGILRLGELEIDHAQRRVRVRADDVHLTPTEFDLLVCLANTPRAVLSREQLLAEVWDWADASGTRTVDSHIKALRRKIGAERIRTVHGVGYALETPAP is encoded by the coding sequence ATGGAACAGACACACACCACCCACAACGGTGTCGCGGCCACCCCTGGCGCGCAGCGCCGGGTTCTGGTGGTCGAGGACGACGCGACGATCGTCGATGCCATTTCCGCCCGGCTGCGGGCCGAGGGCTTCCTGGTGCAGACCGCGCTCGACGGCCCCGCGGCCGTGGACGCGGCCGAGGCCTGGCAGCCGGATCTGATGGTGCTCGACATCATGCTGCCCGGTTTCGACGGGCTGGAGGTCTGCCGCCGGGTGCAGGCCCAGCGCCCGGTGCCGGTGCTGATGCTGACCGCCAGGGACGACGAGACCGACATGCTCGTCGGGCTCGGGGTCGGCGCCGACGACTACATGACCAAGCCGTTCTCCATGCGTGAGCTGGCGGCCCGGGTGCACGTCCTGCTGCGCCGCGTCGAGCGGGCCGCGCTGGCCGCTGTGACGCCGCGCAGCGGCATACTGCGCCTCGGTGAGCTGGAGATCGACCACGCGCAGCGCCGGGTGCGGGTGCGGGCGGACGACGTCCATCTGACGCCGACCGAGTTCGACCTGCTGGTCTGCCTGGCCAACACGCCGCGCGCGGTGCTGTCCCGGGAGCAGCTGCTGGCCGAGGTCTGGGACTGGGCGGACGCCTCCGGCACCAGGACCGTCGACAGCCACATCAAGGCGCTGCGCCGGAAGATCGGCGCGGAGCGCATCCGTACCGTGCACGGTGTCGGCTACGCCCTGGAGACCCCCGCGCCATGA
- a CDS encoding nucleotidyltransferase, with protein sequence MNEDRGLEPDGTIAREGSLSRVPERFAPVVAAARSRISEVFGPDRLDSAYIYGSIPRGTAVPGVSDLDLQLVLRAEPTEADRADADAVEAGLDASFEEIDGVGILLSGRDTVLSDLERHDAGFFIACLCTPLLGDDLAGRLPRYRPSSLLARETNGDLCLLLPRWHERAAGSATDSERRAMSRRVARRIVRTGFTLVMPRWGGWTSDLTECAELFARYYPHLPERAEQIRLAARTGHAPTADPAVLSMLVDDLAPWLAAEHIAAHGEKAPRP encoded by the coding sequence ATGAACGAAGACAGAGGGCTGGAACCGGACGGCACCATCGCCCGCGAGGGCTCGCTGAGCCGGGTGCCGGAGCGGTTCGCGCCGGTCGTGGCGGCTGCCCGTTCCCGGATCTCCGAGGTCTTCGGCCCCGACCGGCTGGACAGTGCCTACATCTACGGCAGCATTCCGCGCGGCACGGCCGTTCCCGGCGTCTCCGACCTGGATCTGCAACTGGTCCTGCGCGCCGAACCCACCGAGGCGGACCGCGCCGACGCCGACGCCGTCGAGGCCGGACTCGACGCGTCGTTCGAGGAGATCGACGGCGTCGGCATCCTGCTGTCCGGCAGGGACACCGTGCTCAGCGACCTCGAACGCCATGACGCGGGCTTCTTCATCGCCTGCCTGTGCACCCCGCTGCTCGGCGACGACCTCGCCGGGCGGCTGCCGCGCTACCGCCCGTCCTCGCTGCTCGCCCGGGAGACCAACGGCGACCTGTGCCTGCTGCTGCCGCGCTGGCACGAGCGGGCGGCCGGGTCCGCGACGGACTCCGAACGCCGCGCCATGAGCCGCCGCGTCGCCCGCCGGATCGTGCGGACCGGCTTCACGCTGGTGATGCCCAGGTGGGGCGGCTGGACCAGTGACCTGACCGAGTGCGCCGAACTCTTCGCCCGCTACTACCCGCACCTGCCCGAGCGGGCCGAACAGATACGGCTGGCCGCCCGCACGGGCCACGCCCCCACCGCCGACCCGGCCGTCCTGTCGATGCTCGTCGACGACCTCGCCCCGTGGCTGGCGGCCGAACACATCGCGGCGCACGGCGAGAAGGCACCGCGCCCCTGA
- the lon gene encoding endopeptidase La, which translates to MATESNAVTPLTLPVLPLDDEVVLPGMVVPLDLSDTDVRAAVESAQAVDREGGGKPEVLLVPRIDGTYTGIGVIGTVEQVGRLSDGDLGALIRGRGRVRIGAGTGGPGSALWVEGTRVDASAPDPLPGAVAELAKEYKALATSWLKQRGAWQVVDRVQQIEDISTLADNSGYSPFLTTAQKVRLLETADPVARLKLAIQWLGEHLAEQDVAESIAKDVQEGVDKQQREFLLRRQLDAVRKELSELNGDSGSGDESDDYRARVEAADLPGHVREAALKEVDKLERSSDQSPEGSWIRTWLDTVLELPWNERTEDAYDIKGAQEILDAEHAGLQDVKERITEYLAVRKRRADRGLGVVGGRRGGAVLALVGPPGVGKTSLGESVAHAMGREFVRVALGGVRDEAEIRGHRRTYVGALPGRIVRAIKEAGSMNPVVLLDEIDKVGSDYRGDPAAALLEVLDPAQNHTFRDHYLEVELDLSDVVFLATANVLEAIPEALLDRMELVRLDGYTEDEKVVIARDHLLPRQLERAGLEPDEVTLDESALRKLAGEYTREAGVRNLERSVARLLRKVAAQHELGDRELPFTVTDEHLRGLIGRPHHVPESAQDPAERRTAVPGVATGLAVTGAGGDVLFVEASLADPETGASGLTLTGQLGDVMKESAQIALSFLRSHGAELELPVADLKDRGVHIHFPAGAVPKDGPSAGITLTTALASLLSGRLVRTDVAMTGEVSLTGRVLPIGGLKQKLLAAHRAGITTVVIPQRNEADLDDVPAEVLDTLEVHPVTDVRQVLEIALAPASALAERRIPAAA; encoded by the coding sequence ATGGCTACTGAGTCCAATGCGGTCACACCGCTCACCCTGCCTGTGCTGCCGCTCGACGACGAGGTCGTGCTGCCCGGAATGGTGGTGCCTCTGGACCTGTCCGACACCGACGTACGCGCCGCTGTGGAGTCCGCCCAGGCCGTCGACCGCGAGGGCGGCGGCAAGCCCGAGGTGCTGCTCGTCCCGCGCATCGACGGCACCTACACCGGCATCGGTGTCATCGGCACCGTCGAACAGGTCGGACGGCTCTCCGACGGAGACCTCGGCGCGCTCATCAGGGGCCGCGGCCGGGTACGGATCGGCGCCGGTACCGGCGGACCGGGTTCCGCGCTCTGGGTGGAGGGCACTCGGGTCGACGCGTCGGCCCCGGACCCCCTTCCCGGCGCCGTCGCCGAGCTGGCCAAGGAGTACAAGGCGCTCGCCACCAGCTGGCTGAAGCAGCGCGGCGCCTGGCAGGTCGTGGACCGGGTCCAGCAGATCGAGGACATCTCCACCCTCGCCGACAACTCCGGATACTCCCCCTTCCTCACCACCGCCCAGAAGGTGCGGCTGCTGGAGACCGCGGACCCGGTCGCCAGGCTGAAGCTCGCCATCCAGTGGCTCGGTGAACACCTCGCGGAGCAGGACGTCGCGGAGTCCATCGCCAAGGACGTCCAGGAGGGCGTCGACAAGCAGCAGCGCGAGTTCCTGCTGCGGCGCCAGCTCGACGCCGTCCGCAAGGAGCTCTCCGAACTCAACGGCGACTCCGGATCCGGCGACGAGTCCGACGACTACCGGGCCCGCGTCGAGGCCGCAGACCTTCCCGGGCACGTCCGCGAGGCCGCGCTCAAGGAGGTCGACAAGCTGGAACGCTCCTCCGACCAGAGCCCCGAGGGCTCCTGGATCAGGACCTGGCTCGACACCGTCCTCGAACTGCCGTGGAACGAGCGGACCGAGGACGCCTACGACATCAAGGGCGCCCAGGAGATCCTGGACGCCGAGCACGCGGGCCTCCAGGACGTGAAGGAGCGCATCACCGAGTACCTCGCGGTGCGCAAGCGGCGCGCGGACCGCGGTCTCGGCGTCGTCGGCGGGCGGCGTGGGGGTGCGGTGCTGGCCCTGGTCGGACCTCCCGGAGTCGGAAAGACCTCGCTGGGTGAATCCGTCGCGCACGCCATGGGCCGCGAGTTCGTCCGCGTCGCGCTCGGCGGCGTCCGGGACGAGGCCGAGATCCGCGGCCACCGGCGCACCTACGTCGGCGCGCTCCCCGGCCGTATCGTCCGCGCCATCAAGGAGGCCGGTTCGATGAACCCGGTCGTCCTGCTCGACGAGATCGACAAGGTCGGCTCCGACTACCGGGGCGACCCGGCCGCAGCCCTCCTCGAAGTGCTCGACCCGGCCCAGAACCACACCTTCCGCGACCACTACCTGGAGGTCGAACTCGACCTCAGCGACGTCGTCTTCCTGGCCACCGCCAACGTCCTGGAAGCGATCCCGGAAGCCCTGCTCGACCGGATGGAGCTGGTCAGGCTCGACGGCTACACAGAGGACGAGAAGGTCGTCATCGCCCGCGACCACCTGCTCCCGCGCCAGCTGGAGCGGGCCGGCCTGGAGCCGGACGAGGTCACCCTCGACGAGTCCGCCCTGCGCAAGCTGGCCGGCGAGTACACCCGCGAGGCCGGCGTCCGGAACCTGGAGCGCTCCGTGGCCCGGCTGCTGCGCAAGGTCGCGGCCCAGCACGAGCTGGGCGACCGGGAGCTGCCGTTCACGGTGACCGATGAGCACCTGCGCGGCCTCATCGGCCGGCCGCACCACGTCCCCGAGTCCGCCCAGGACCCGGCCGAGCGCCGCACCGCGGTGCCGGGCGTGGCCACCGGGCTCGCGGTGACCGGCGCCGGCGGTGACGTCCTCTTCGTCGAGGCCTCGCTCGCCGACCCGGAGACCGGTGCGTCCGGACTGACCCTCACCGGCCAGCTCGGTGACGTCATGAAGGAGTCCGCGCAGATCGCGCTGAGCTTCCTGCGCTCGCACGGGGCGGAGCTGGAGCTGCCGGTCGCGGACCTCAAGGACCGGGGCGTGCACATCCACTTCCCGGCGGGCGCGGTCCCCAAGGACGGCCCGAGCGCGGGCATCACCCTGACGACCGCGCTGGCCTCGCTGCTCTCCGGACGCCTCGTCCGCACCGATGTGGCGATGACCGGTGAGGTGTCGCTGACCGGACGGGTGCTGCCGATCGGCGGTCTGAAGCAGAAGCTGCTCGCCGCCCACCGCGCAGGCATCACCACCGTGGTGATCCCGCAGCGCAACGAGGCCGACCTGGACGACGTCCCCGCCGAGGTGCTGGACACCCTGGAGGTCCATCCCGTCACCGACGTCCGCCAGGTCCTGGAGATCGCCCTCGCCCCGGCCTCGGCCCTGGCGGAGCGGAGGATTCCGGCCGCGGCGTAG
- a CDS encoding spermidine synthase, with protein MHHTYGPDALAPVTLDRREGPYGEVVLRRRGDDFEIIANGCFLMDTSDGRSERLLIDAALAALPADRPAPAVLIGGLGVGFSLARAAAEPRWGRIAVVEREQAIVDWHLGGPLAGISGEALADPRAAILTADLVTHLRTTTERYDALCLDIDNGPDWTVTEDNGNLYSPAGLADCLRCLTPGGVLAVWSAQPSAEFEEALRDAGFHGVRTEEVGVARGVPDVVHLAIRAD; from the coding sequence ATGCACCACACCTACGGCCCCGACGCCCTCGCCCCCGTCACCCTCGACCGCCGCGAGGGACCGTACGGGGAGGTCGTCCTGCGCAGGCGGGGCGACGACTTCGAGATCATCGCCAACGGGTGCTTCCTGATGGACACCTCGGACGGGCGCTCCGAGCGGCTGCTGATCGACGCCGCCCTGGCCGCGCTGCCCGCGGACCGGCCGGCCCCGGCCGTGCTCATCGGCGGCCTCGGCGTCGGGTTCTCGCTCGCGCGGGCCGCCGCGGAGCCGCGCTGGGGGCGGATCGCGGTGGTGGAGCGGGAACAGGCCATCGTGGACTGGCATCTGGGCGGGCCGCTGGCCGGGATCTCGGGAGAGGCGCTGGCCGATCCGCGGGCCGCGATCCTGACGGCGGATCTCGTCACCCATCTCCGTACCACTACGGAACGTTACGACGCGCTGTGTCTGGACATCGACAACGGGCCGGACTGGACGGTCACGGAGGACAACGGAAACCTCTACTCCCCCGCCGGTCTGGCCGACTGCCTCCGGTGCCTCACGCCCGGCGGAGTGCTCGCGGTGTGGTCGGCGCAGCCGTCCGCGGAGTTCGAGGAAGCCCTGCGCGATGCCGGATTCCATGGGGTTCGGACCGAAGAGGTGGGCGTTGCCCGAGGTGTGCCCGACGTGGTCCATCTCGCAATTCGCGCCGACTGA